One window of the Candidatus Methylomirabilota bacterium genome contains the following:
- a CDS encoding DUF4344 domain-containing metallopeptidase — protein MRLRNVAKGAILSVDVEVSGSLSVALVDLDNYRRFPAIDRPLFRGSTDTLLAFSITAPATGTYFVVLDNRAGNEPRAVEVTVRASSAKTTETTRAALDAFERDLKKIFVFEPFPIRVERCGAPQAFAGPAGIVLCTEYADKLYEALRDRAKAGDALLFTLFHELGHTLLAQWKYPFFADEDVADEFATAVMIMLGQHERVRAKAEFFAANPSIADAIAKVFRDDRHPLSPQRARNILRWAKDPELVRKWQPVLVPHMQSALLERLLQRPPSWADRQLIEKELAGRAR, from the coding sequence TTGAGGTTACGGAATGTCGCGAAGGGCGCCATCCTCTCGGTCGACGTCGAGGTCAGTGGGAGCCTTTCGGTGGCCTTGGTGGATCTCGACAACTACCGGCGCTTCCCCGCGATTGATCGGCCGCTCTTCCGAGGAAGCACCGACACGCTGCTCGCCTTCTCGATCACGGCGCCGGCGACGGGTACGTACTTCGTGGTCTTAGACAATCGCGCTGGCAACGAGCCGCGCGCCGTCGAGGTCACCGTGCGCGCATCAAGCGCGAAGACCACCGAGACCACCCGGGCCGCGCTCGACGCGTTCGAGCGCGATCTCAAGAAAATCTTCGTCTTCGAGCCATTTCCTATCCGGGTCGAGCGATGTGGAGCGCCCCAGGCTTTCGCTGGGCCCGCCGGCATCGTCCTCTGCACCGAGTACGCGGACAAGCTTTACGAAGCGCTACGCGACAGGGCGAAAGCCGGCGACGCGCTGCTCTTCACCCTGTTTCACGAGCTCGGCCACACGCTCCTGGCGCAGTGGAAATATCCATTCTTCGCCGACGAGGATGTCGCCGACGAGTTCGCCACGGCCGTGATGATCATGCTCGGTCAACACGAACGAGTTCGCGCGAAGGCCGAGTTCTTCGCGGCGAACCCGTCGATCGCCGACGCGATTGCCAAGGTGTTTCGGGACGACCGCCACCCCCTGTCCCCGCAGCGCGCCCGCAACATCCTCCGCTGGGCGAAAGACCCCGAACTGGTTCGGAAATGGCAGCCGGTGCTCGTGCCTCACATGCAGAGCGCCCTTCTCGAACGACTGCTGCAGAGGCCTCCATCGTGGGCTGATCGCCAACTGATCGAGAAGGAGCTGGCAGGCCGCGCTCGGTAG